A genomic segment from Deltaproteobacteria bacterium GWA2_45_12 encodes:
- a CDS encoding methylenetetrahydrofolate--tRNA-(uracil(54)-C(5))-methyltransferase (FADH(2)-oxidizing) TrmFO: MSVSQVTIVGGGLAGSEAALQLANQNIPVTLYEMRPIVATGAHTSEKLAEIVCSNSLGSQLPDRASGLLKDELKILGSQLLKIAEETKVPAGNALAVDREAFSAKVTKSISCHPFIRLIREEIKNIPAGPVIIASGPLTSQNLALDIQKFTGNENLFFFDAIAPIVTAESIDTNIAYRASRYDENEGDYINCPFTKDQYENFVAELLKAERIPLKSFEECIAQGVKAGAHHFFEGCLPVEIIASRGEKSLAFGPMRPVGLNDPKTGQRPYAVVQLRQDNVAGTLFNLVGFQTNLKIHEQERIFRMIPGLANAEFVRYGQMHRNTFISSPKVLNPTLQARNRNDLFFAGQITGVEGYMGNIATGLFAGLNMARFIKSQALLTLPPTTMLGALCHYITHADLKNFQPMKANFGILPQDSNIASLHKKERGAAYAARALEKLKNALD, from the coding sequence TTGTCAGTTTCTCAAGTCACTATTGTTGGGGGCGGCTTAGCAGGGAGCGAAGCCGCCCTTCAATTAGCCAATCAGAATATTCCCGTCACACTTTATGAAATGCGCCCCATTGTCGCCACCGGGGCCCATACGTCGGAGAAATTGGCCGAGATTGTTTGCTCTAACTCATTGGGATCCCAGCTTCCCGATCGGGCTTCCGGTCTTTTGAAGGATGAGCTGAAGATACTTGGTTCCCAACTTTTAAAAATTGCGGAAGAAACCAAAGTCCCTGCCGGAAATGCTTTGGCCGTTGATCGAGAAGCATTTTCTGCCAAAGTTACCAAAAGCATTTCATGCCATCCTTTCATCAGGCTTATCCGAGAAGAAATAAAAAACATCCCGGCCGGACCCGTCATTATTGCCAGCGGCCCCCTTACTTCACAAAACTTGGCGTTAGACATTCAAAAATTTACAGGAAACGAGAATCTTTTTTTCTTTGATGCCATCGCTCCCATTGTGACGGCTGAATCGATTGATACAAATATCGCCTATCGGGCATCGCGCTACGATGAAAATGAAGGTGATTACATCAATTGCCCCTTCACCAAAGACCAATACGAAAATTTTGTTGCCGAATTACTCAAAGCCGAAAGAATCCCGCTTAAATCTTTTGAAGAATGCATTGCCCAAGGGGTGAAAGCCGGAGCCCATCATTTTTTTGAAGGATGTTTGCCGGTTGAAATTATTGCTTCGCGCGGAGAAAAATCGCTGGCCTTTGGCCCCATGCGGCCTGTGGGATTAAATGACCCCAAAACGGGTCAAAGGCCCTACGCCGTCGTCCAGTTGCGCCAAGACAATGTGGCTGGGACGCTTTTTAATTTGGTGGGGTTTCAAACCAATCTGAAAATTCACGAGCAGGAACGGATTTTTCGCATGATCCCCGGCCTGGCCAACGCTGAATTCGTCCGTTACGGACAAATGCACCGGAACACTTTTATTTCCTCACCCAAGGTTTTAAACCCGACACTTCAAGCCAGAAACCGAAACGATCTTTTCTTTGCCGGCCAAATCACCGGGGTTGAAGGCTACATGGGAAACATCGCCACAGGTCTTTTTGCCGGTTTAAACATGGCTCGCTTCATCAAGAGCCAAGCACTTCTTACTCTTCCCCCCACAACCATGTTGGGAGCCCTGTGCCACTACATCACCCATGCCGATTTAAAAAATTTTCAACCCATGAAGGCCAATTTTGGAATTTTGCCCCAAGATTCAAACATTGCCTCACTTCATAAAAAAGAAAGAGGAGCGGCTTATGCGGCAAGGGCGCTGGAGAAGTTAAAAAACGCCCTCGATTAA